Part of the Cupriavidus basilensis genome is shown below.
CTCCTTGATGTCGCGCGCGTATTTGTTCATTTCGCGCTCGCCCATCTTGAAGGCCTTCACATAGGGCAGCTTGGCCAGTTCCGCGAGCAGCTCCGACGAGTAGGAGCCACGGGTCCAGGCCGGGTAGATATGCACCACCAGGGGCAGCCCGCTGGCCTTGCCGATGGCGTTGAAGTAGTCGAGGCAATGCTCCGGCTTGAAGCCAAAGCGCAGCCAGTGATGCGGCGGCATGATATCGAGCCCGGCGGCGCCCGCTTCCTTGGCCCAGCCAGCTTGTTCCACGGCGTCGTTGATGCCTTCGCAGACCACCGACGAGATCACCGGGCAGATGCCCTGGGTGGCGTCGGCGGTGATGCGGGTCACTTGGGCGCGCTCGCGCGGCGTCAGCGAGAAGACTTCACCGGTATGGCCATTGGTCATCAACGCGGTCACGCCAGCCTGGCCGCCCAGCCACCTGGCAAACCGGCGCAGCTCCGGCTCGTTGATGCTGTAGTCCGCGTTGAAGGGAACCGCGATGGCGGGAATGATGCCGTGGAAATTGATATCAGGCACGTTCGTCTCCTGGTGTGGCTTGCGCTATTTGCGCGTTCGGGTGGGTATCAAGGTTGGCGGAATGAATCCGCCGGAGGGTTGCAGCGCACGGGCCAGCTCGCTAGCGGCATGCACTACCGCCGGGGCCGTGGCCGATTCGAAATCGTCAAGCGAGGTATTCATGGCCGGCGCCGCCACGCTCAGGCCGGCAACCGGCACGCCGTCCACATCCAGCACCGGCGCGGCCACCACATAGAGGCCGGACACCGTTTCCTGGTCCGACAACGCATAGCCCTTGGCCCGCACGGTCTTGAGCCGCTCGAGGATGGTGTCGAGCTCGGTGAGCGTGTGGTCGGTCAGCTTCTGCCGGGGCTGGGCGTCCAGCACGCGGGCCTGCATGTCCTGCGGCAGCCACGCCAGGATGGCGTAGCCCACGGCCGTGGAATAGGCCGGCACCCGGCTGCCGATGCGGATATCCACGCCAAGCCGCGTCAGTCCGGCCTGGATCCGTTCCGCGTAAAGCACGTCCGGGCCATCCAGCACGCCGATGGAGGCAGCTTCATTGATCTCCCCCACCAGCGCACGCAGGATCGGCCTTGCCCGTGTGCGCAGGTCGGCATGGGCGATGGCGTCAAAGCCCAGGTCCAGCACCTTGAGCGACAACCGGAACAGCCGCGTGTCCGGCACGCGCTGCACGTAGCCGATATCCACCAGCGTGTTGAGGAAACGAAAGGCCGTGGCATTGTCCAGCCCGGATCGGCGCGCGACTTCCGCCATGGTGAGCTCGGGTTCCTGCGCCGTGAACGCTTCGAGAATGCGAAAGCCCTTCGCCAGCGACTGCACCGTGTTCTTGGATGCGTCGCCCGCGCTGCTCGCCTTCAATGCGCTCGGGACGGAGTTCTCGGTAGCCATGTCAATCTCCACTGTCAGTTCTTCGTTCTTGATGCAAACCCGGAATCGAGTTCGGATTCCGAATTTTAATTTGATGAACAGACAGAGGAAAGCCCTCGCTCAAGTTGGGTGGATACGGATCGGCATTGCTACCGGGCCTCTTAAAATTCGGATTGCGAATTTTTATTCGCATGGTAGGGCTAAGAAAAAGTGCCAGCCAACGGCACCTCCTTGATTCAGCCCCGCGCCCTGAGACGCCCATTTTATTCGGATTGCGAATTTGTATTCGCGATATGAAATATTCTAGACCTCGTTTCCAGGCCAGGGCAAGGGCGAACTTCCTAGGGTTTTCACTGAACACCATACGCCGCCTTGGCCGTCATTCAGCACAAACCCTCTTAAACATACATTTACAAACAGTGACGGAGTCGCTACACTTTCTCGCAATTGAGAATCACTCGCATTCTCGTTATCATCCAAAACATTGATTTATATTCCTGGCCTCGCCGGTTGTTCCTTGCACGCCAGGCATCTTCCGCGCCCCGTGCGCGCATCGACTCCCCTCGCCACACTGAAATCATGACTGCTCCCCTGAAGACGCGCGCGCGTTTGCTCGCGTCCGCTGGTGCCATTTACTGCACAGGTTTCCTCGCCGCCACGCCGGCCTTCGCGCAATCCGCCGCCGACGCCGGCAACGCGAAGGAAGCCACCTTGCCCACCGCCGTTGTCACCGCCGATTCGCCGCTCCAGGCCAAGCGCCTGCCCTCGTACAAGTTCGTCGCACCGTTGCTGGATACGCCGCGCTCGGTCACGGTGATTCCCGAGGAACTGCTCAAGCAGACCAACGCGACGACCTTCGCCGATGCGTTGAAGACCGTGCCGGGCATCACCTTCCTGGGCGGCGACGCCGCGGCGAACCCCTCCGCGGATCGTCCGGTGATCCGCGGCTTCGAGTCGCGCAACTCGATCTTTGTCGACGGCATGCGCGACTCCGGCGTGCAGAACCGCGAGACCTTCGCGGTAGAGCAGATCAGCGTCATCAAGGGCCCGGATTCGGTGTATGCGGGACGTGGCGCGGTTGGCGGCAGCATCGACATCGTCACCAAGATGCCCAAGGCGGATGACTTCACCAATGCCAGCCTGGGGCTGGGCACCGAGGCCTACAAGCGCGCCACGCTCGACGTCAACCGCCGCCTCAACGACGAGACCGCGGTACGCCTGAACGTGATGGGCCACGACGCCAACCAGGCCGGGCGCAACGATGTCTACAGCAAGCGCTGGGGCGTGGCGCCGTCGGTCGCGTTCGGGCTGAACACGCCGACCACGGTGTCGCTGAGCTACTACCACGTCAACACCTACGACATGCCGGACTTCAGCGTGCCCTTCCGCTCGACCGGCGGCACGCCCGGGGCGGGAACCAGCATCCAGCGCTCGCAGTTCTACGGCCTGAACAACCGCGACTACCGCCGCGGGCAGACGGACACCGGCGAGATCCGCATCGAGCACCGCGTGGACGACAACTGGAAGGTGCGCAACACCACCATGTTCGGCCGCTCCACGCTGGACTACATCGCCACCAACCCGCAGTTCCTGAACGCCAGCGCGAACCTCCTGCAGCTGCAAGCCAAGAGCGGGAAGTACGCTACCAACAGCGTCTCCAACCAGACCGAGCTGTCCGGCAAGGCCACGCTGCTTGGCATGCAGCACACGCTCACGGCCGGTGTGGAATTCAGCTGGGAGCGCAGCCTGTACGAGGGCTACCTGGTGAGCGACAGCGCGGGCAACAATATCCGCACGGGTGGCCCCTGCACGATCGCCTACAACTGCACCGCGATCGGCGCCTGGAATGCCAATGCACCGTGGACCGGCAGCACCGTGCTCAACGCAGACAAGAGCTTCCCCGGCGCGCCCACCAGCACCCGCACCAATGTCTCGTCCGCCTACCTGTTCGACAGCGTGAAGCTGAGCGATCGCTGGCTGTTCAACGCCGGCACGCGCTTCGACCGCTTCGACGTCACCGCCGTGCAGGCCGGCACGCCGGACCTGAAGAACACCGCCAACCTGTTCAGCTACCAGCTTGGCCTGGTGTTCAAGCCAATCGACACGGTCAGTCTGTATGCCTCATACGGGACTTCGGCCAATCCGCCGGGCGCCAACAGCGGCCTGGGCGGCGGTACCGACCAGATCACCAAGACCAACCAGGACCTGTCGCCCGAGCGCAGCCGCAACATCGAAGTGGGCGCCAAATGGGACACGCTGGACCGCCGCCTGTCGCTGACCTCGGCGCTGTTCCAGACGGACAAGACCAATGCGCGCGTCAGTGACGGCCTGGGCGGCATCGTGAACGCGGGCAAGCAACGCGTGCGCGGCGCGGAACTGGGCATGGCCGGCAACCTCACCAGCAAGTGGCGCGTGTTCGGCGGCTACTCCTACCTGGATGCCATCACGATCGACGCCGGCTCCGCCAACGCCTCGGCATCCGGCCTGCCGATGGTGATGGTGCCCAAGCACAACGTCACGCTGTGGACGTACTACGACGTGCTGCCCAGGCTGTCGATCGGGGGCGGCGCCACGATCTCCAGCCTGACCTACGCCTCGGTCTCGGCAACGTCGCGCAAGTGGACGCCGGGCTACGCGCGTTTCGATGCGGTGGCGACGTATCGCGTCTCCAAGACCGTGGATGTGCAACTGAACGTGCAGAACCTCTTCGACAAGAAGTACTACTCCGCCGCGTACCCGATCTACGCGACGTGGGCGCCGGGTCGTTCAGTGGTGATGACGCTGAACTTCCATATGTAAGGTCTACCGGCCGACCTGCCGTTTGCCCGCTGCTATTGGCAATCCAGCTCCGGCGCGTCACGGTGCGCGCCGGAAGCTTGGGGTCTCAATGGTGGCCGCTCAATCCTTGTTCGGATGCGTCATCTCGATAGGCACGATCCAGCGCGCGTATTCGTCCTCGGTAAGATAGCCCAGCGCCAGCGCGGCGGCCTTCAGCGTCAGTCCTTCCTTGTGCGCCTTCTTGGCAATGGCGGCCGCCTTGTCGTAGCCGATATGGCGGTTCAGCGCCGTCACCAGCATCAGGTTCTTGTCGAGGTTCTCCGCGATCTTCGGCAGGTTCGGCTCG
Proteins encoded:
- a CDS encoding dihydrodipicolinate synthase family protein, whose amino-acid sequence is MPDINFHGIIPAIAVPFNADYSINEPELRRFARWLGGQAGVTALMTNGHTGEVFSLTPRERAQVTRITADATQGICPVISSVVCEGINDAVEQAGWAKEAGAAGLDIMPPHHWLRFGFKPEHCLDYFNAIGKASGLPLVVHIYPAWTRGSYSSELLAELAKLPYVKAFKMGEREMNKYARDIKEIRAADPTKVLMTCHDEYLLSSMVQGIDGALVGFASLIPGLINDLLKAVKAGDLHEAMRVQALINPLKDAVYGAGEPTGEAHGRMKAAMALAGILRDGTVRPPTHAPSAAELAAIRAALEHAGVTRQVAA
- a CDS encoding IclR family transcriptional regulator; this encodes MATENSVPSALKASSAGDASKNTVQSLAKGFRILEAFTAQEPELTMAEVARRSGLDNATAFRFLNTLVDIGYVQRVPDTRLFRLSLKVLDLGFDAIAHADLRTRARPILRALVGEINEAASIGVLDGPDVLYAERIQAGLTRLGVDIRIGSRVPAYSTAVGYAILAWLPQDMQARVLDAQPRQKLTDHTLTELDTILERLKTVRAKGYALSDQETVSGLYVVAAPVLDVDGVPVAGLSVAAPAMNTSLDDFESATAPAVVHAASELARALQPSGGFIPPTLIPTRTRK
- a CDS encoding TonB-dependent receptor, with product MTAPLKTRARLLASAGAIYCTGFLAATPAFAQSAADAGNAKEATLPTAVVTADSPLQAKRLPSYKFVAPLLDTPRSVTVIPEELLKQTNATTFADALKTVPGITFLGGDAAANPSADRPVIRGFESRNSIFVDGMRDSGVQNRETFAVEQISVIKGPDSVYAGRGAVGGSIDIVTKMPKADDFTNASLGLGTEAYKRATLDVNRRLNDETAVRLNVMGHDANQAGRNDVYSKRWGVAPSVAFGLNTPTTVSLSYYHVNTYDMPDFSVPFRSTGGTPGAGTSIQRSQFYGLNNRDYRRGQTDTGEIRIEHRVDDNWKVRNTTMFGRSTLDYIATNPQFLNASANLLQLQAKSGKYATNSVSNQTELSGKATLLGMQHTLTAGVEFSWERSLYEGYLVSDSAGNNIRTGGPCTIAYNCTAIGAWNANAPWTGSTVLNADKSFPGAPTSTRTNVSSAYLFDSVKLSDRWLFNAGTRFDRFDVTAVQAGTPDLKNTANLFSYQLGLVFKPIDTVSLYASYGTSANPPGANSGLGGGTDQITKTNQDLSPERSRNIEVGAKWDTLDRRLSLTSALFQTDKTNARVSDGLGGIVNAGKQRVRGAELGMAGNLTSKWRVFGGYSYLDAITIDAGSANASASGLPMVMVPKHNVTLWTYYDVLPRLSIGGGATISSLTYASVSATSRKWTPGYARFDAVATYRVSKTVDVQLNVQNLFDKKYYSAAYPIYATWAPGRSVVMTLNFHM